Proteins encoded by one window of Nisaea sediminum:
- the drt3b gene encoding antiviral reverse transcriptase Drt3b: MRKRAKTKVRLHRSDLWRTVLTDTSPFELPIIFSNDGFYKNLSQYETKTPKLQNFIYALVLSDDFQYTVPHKYSIVKETDSLRTLSLVHPQGQSQIAKFYQKYDQLICEYGNRSPFSIRKPAKIGTTYFYKTNISDRNKYKTTSVDTEEIDKIVRNPASYFSYSGFDRLYRFFLSEDHIRLEKKYKYQFSLDISKCFDSIYTHSIAWAVKSKVLAKENTRSISFGNEFDRLMQRLNHNETSGICIGPETSRIFAEIILAEIDQNVASKLRSRSLYEREQYECRRYVDNYYVFANSESILDAVKHELSLALREYKLHLNETKSETLKRPFYTSKSLVIDRIDTSILSLWERTLEIEYDDSRKRYEIPRRIFRYRALFGRFTREIKAACYASNMGYDAVANYIIGAIRRKVVDLADNFSDASKLTNSNFKSTYYRNLFILLLDIGFYFFTLHPTVASSLRLSLAIVRVAHHMSKYDAEGFEIAKEATLRWTSLLARSPSFSSLYEKRAVSPIEFLNVLLSLQEFSGDGSLEADLLEKAGLEESDNSYFHLIVRIFIFGNKPGFKHRSDTAFDEAKKRILSSKQFYKESELVHLLLDILACPHIDRTKRARLVRDTWPTLKVHHSAVGNISVSESLDLVDEIQTQHWFVRWEDINLLNMIEKKELSAVYA; this comes from the coding sequence ATGCGTAAACGCGCCAAAACTAAAGTCCGCCTCCATCGCTCTGATCTTTGGCGAACGGTATTAACGGACACGTCGCCGTTTGAGTTGCCAATCATCTTTAGCAACGACGGTTTCTATAAAAATTTGAGCCAGTATGAAACGAAGACGCCAAAACTGCAAAACTTCATTTACGCGTTGGTGCTTTCTGACGACTTCCAGTACACAGTCCCGCACAAATACAGTATTGTTAAAGAAACTGACAGCTTACGGACGCTTAGCCTAGTTCATCCACAAGGACAATCTCAGATCGCTAAATTTTATCAAAAATACGATCAATTGATATGTGAGTACGGAAACCGTAGCCCTTTTTCAATCCGCAAACCGGCAAAAATAGGAACAACTTACTTTTACAAAACCAATATATCAGATCGAAACAAGTACAAAACAACTTCTGTCGACACAGAGGAAATAGATAAAATTGTTCGAAACCCAGCCAGTTACTTTAGTTATTCTGGATTTGATCGATTATACCGCTTCTTTTTGTCAGAGGATCACATCAGATTAGAGAAAAAATACAAATACCAATTTTCCCTCGACATCAGCAAGTGCTTTGACAGCATCTACACTCATTCTATTGCGTGGGCCGTTAAGTCCAAGGTGCTGGCGAAGGAAAACACACGCTCTATTTCTTTTGGAAATGAATTCGACCGTCTCATGCAGCGGCTCAATCACAATGAAACAAGCGGTATCTGCATCGGACCCGAGACAAGCCGTATCTTCGCAGAGATAATTCTTGCAGAGATCGATCAAAACGTCGCAAGCAAGCTTAGAAGCCGGTCCCTTTACGAACGCGAGCAGTATGAATGCCGTAGATATGTTGACAATTATTACGTATTTGCAAACTCAGAGAGCATATTAGACGCGGTGAAGCATGAGCTGTCGCTCGCTCTGCGCGAGTACAAACTTCACCTAAACGAGACAAAGAGCGAGACACTTAAGCGCCCCTTCTATACGAGCAAATCCCTTGTCATTGATCGCATCGACACAAGCATACTGAGTCTTTGGGAGCGGACGCTTGAAATTGAGTATGATGATTCCCGCAAACGCTACGAGATACCCCGCAGAATATTTCGCTATAGGGCTCTCTTTGGTCGATTCACCAGAGAGATCAAAGCTGCATGTTATGCGTCGAACATGGGGTACGACGCTGTTGCCAATTACATTATTGGCGCCATTCGACGGAAGGTAGTCGACCTTGCTGATAATTTTTCTGACGCATCCAAACTGACCAACAGTAATTTTAAATCGACCTATTATCGTAACTTGTTCATTTTACTTTTAGATATAGGATTTTATTTTTTTACCCTTCATCCGACGGTAGCTTCTTCGCTCCGATTATCTTTGGCAATTGTTCGGGTCGCACATCACATGTCTAAGTATGATGCTGAGGGGTTTGAGATCGCAAAAGAAGCAACACTTCGTTGGACGTCTCTATTGGCTAGATCGCCTTCTTTCTCAAGCCTTTACGAGAAAAGAGCAGTAAGCCCAATCGAGTTCTTGAACGTGCTCCTTAGCCTACAAGAATTCAGCGGAGATGGTTCTTTGGAGGCAGACCTGCTTGAGAAAGCCGGGTTGGAGGAGAGCGACAACAGCTACTTCCACCTTATCGTAAGGATCTTCATTTTTGGCAATAAGCCGGGCTTCAAACATCGAAGTGACACGGCCTTTGACGAGGCAAAGAAGAGAATTCTTTCCTCAAAGCAGTTCTATAAGGAATCCGAACTCGTGCATCTTCTGCTTGATATTCTTGCTTGTCCGCACATTGATCGCACGAAACGCGCTAGGCTGGTCAGAGATACGTGGCCGACGCTAAAGGTCCACCATTCAGCTGTCGGAAACATCTCCGTGTCCGAATCTCTTGATTTGGTGGATGAGATACAAACTCAGCACTGGTTTGTTCGCTGGGAGGATATCAATCTTCTCAACATGATTGAGAAGAAAGAGTTGAGCGCAGTCTACGCTTGA